In Trichomycterus rosablanca isolate fTriRos1 chromosome 4, fTriRos1.hap1, whole genome shotgun sequence, one DNA window encodes the following:
- the LOC134311832 gene encoding uncharacterized protein LOC134311832: MFTFIFMCMWISLGDSMTDPIKPLDTHKSVTEGDTVTLSCSYKDFTQTVRNLHWYRQYSESKPEFLLYIYPDGSLSENIPPGLSADVHKDIKQVDLNISSAAVSDSAIYYCALMPTVTGNPAALYKNFNTVMLLAEAAESITPDQPSLSSTERSNITLSCTYDGSAVYVHWYQQNPGSKPEFLLLIDVRSGDVTPAQPPHPRMSSKLKKEKKVDLEIISAAVSDSALYYCALRPTVTGNPTMLYKNLLSEERAVLF, encoded by the exons ATGTTCACCTTTATATTCATGTGTATGTGGATTTCACTAG GTGACTCTATGACAGATCCAATCAAGCCACTTGATACACATAAAAGTGTAACTGAAGGTGATACTGTTACTCTGTCCTGCAGCTACAAAGACTTCACTCAGACTGTACGGAACTTGCACTGGTATCGGCAATATTCAGAATCTAAACCAGAGTTCCTTCTTTACATCTATCCAGATGGATCTCTGAGTGAAAACATTCCACCTGGTTTATCTGCTGATGTTCATAAAGACATTAAACaagtggatctgaacatctcctctgctgcagtatcagactcTGCAATATATTACTGTGCACTGatgcccacagtgacaggaaaccCAGCTGCACTGTACAAAAACTTTAACACAGTTATGTTATTGG caGAAGCTGCTGAGAGCATTACACCAGACCAACCCAGCTTATCTTCAACTGAAAGAAGCAACATCacactgtcctgtacatatGATGGATCAGCAGTGTATGTTCACTGGTATCAACAAAACCCTGGATCAAAACCAGAGTTTCTGCTGCTGATTGATGTACGCAGTGGAGATGTCACTCCAGCTCAACCACCTCATCCAAGAATGTCCAGCAAActcaaaaaggaaaagaaagtaGATCTGGAGAtcatctctgctgcagtatctgactCTGCACTGTACTACTGCGCTCTgcggcccacagtgacaggaaaccCAACTatgctgtacaaaaaccttCTCTCAGAAGAAAgagctgttttattttaa